From Homalodisca vitripennis isolate AUS2020 chromosome 1, UT_GWSS_2.1, whole genome shotgun sequence, the proteins below share one genomic window:
- the LOC124354030 gene encoding cuticle protein 76-like — protein sequence MAYGRSALHGAARPAPPPLATAPTRYISGARVPVVSTVFDQCFSPTIMYKITPHQYNLFQLIVLAAALAVANAGLLAAPAYAPAAYHAAPAYAPLASTAVGSTAQSTVRSLDGNSVVSQYSKAVDTAFSSVRKYDTRVSNDGVAIAPAYHAPAAYAPAAYAAPAYAAPAYAPRAYAAPVAAVAAPAYAPRAYAAPVAAHGGLLGVAYSAAPAVTHLSFDGYGVHYGY from the exons GGGCGGCACGCCCCGCCCCGCCCCCCCTGGCTACGGCCCCCACCCGGTATATAAGTGGGGCAAGGGTGCCAGTGGTCAGTACAGTCTTTGATCAGTGCTTCTCGCCCACCATCATGTACAAG ATCACACCACACCA atataatttgtttcagCTCATCGTCCTCGCCGCCGCCTTGGCTGTTGCCAACGCTGGTCTCCTAGCCGCCCCCGCCTACGCCCCCGCAGCGTACCATGCTGCTCCCGCTTACGCTCCCTTAGCATCAACCGCCGTCGGCTCTACTGCCCAGAGCACCGTCCGTTCCCTGGACGGCAACTCTGTGGTCTCCCAGTACTCCAAGGCCGTGGACACCGCCTTCTCCAGCGTCCGCAAGTACGATACTCGCGTCAGCAACGACGGCGTCGCCATCGCTCCTGCTTACCACGCTCCTGCTGCTTACGCACCTGCTGCCTACGCTGCCCCCGCCTACGCCGCCCCTGCTTACGCTCCTCGCGCTTACGCCGCTCCCGTCGCCGCTGTCGCCGCCCCCGCCTACGCCCCCCGAGCCTACGCTGCCCCCGTCGCCGCTCACGGAGGTCTCCTCGGAGTAGCTTACTCTGCCGCCCCCGCCGTCACTCACCTTTCCTTCGACGGATACGGCGTCCACTACGGATACTAA